The genomic interval TCGGCGGACGGTGTCATTATCGGCGGCGCCAGCCGGATCGACCTGTCGCTGCTGACCGGCGAGAGCGCGCCGCAGGCCGTAGGGCTCGGCGATCCGGTCCACGCCGGGACGCTGAATATCGAGGCCCCGATCCGCGTCCGGGTGACCGCGGCGGGCGCCGACACCGCGATCGCCGACATCGCGCGGCTGATGGGCGAAGCGGCGCAGGGCAAGTCGCGCTATGTCCGCATCGCCGACCGCGCGGCGCGCTATTATGCGCCCGCGGTCCACACGCTGGCGCTGCTCGCCTTCGCCGGATGGATGATCGCGGGCGCGGGCTGGCATCACAGCCTGCTGATCGCGGTCGCGGTGCTGATCATCACCTGTCCCTGCGCGCTCGGCCTCGCGGTGCCGGCGGCACAGATCGTCGCGGCGGGCACGCTGATGCGCGTCGGGGTGCTGGTGAAGGACGGGTCGGCGCTCGAACGGCTGGCCGAGGTCGACCGCGCGATGATCGACAAGACGGGAACGCTGACGCTCGGCCGCCCGGTCGCGACCAATCTGGACGAGGCGGACACGGCCGCGCGTGGATTGTTGCTCGCGCTCGCACGCGCCAGCCGTCATCCGCTCAGCGAAGCACTGACCCGCGACCTGACGGCGATGGAGGTGACGCCAGTCGCGGTCGCGGCGATCCGCGAGACTCCCGGCTTTGGGGTCGAGGCCCTCTGGGAAGGGCACCGCGTGACGCTCGGCCGCCCGGCGCGGCTGGCCGCCGACAGCGCGCTGGCGACCGAACTTGTGGTCGATGGGGTTCCGGCGATCACCGTCCGCTTCGCCGACGCGCTGCGTCCCGACGCCGCCCAAACGATCGCCGCGCTGGAACAGGCGGGCGTCGCGCCGACCATCTTGTCGGGCGACCGCGCCGCCGCCGTCGCGCCGGTCGCGCGCGCGCTCGGCCTCACCGCCCAGACCGGCATGAGCCCGCAGGACAAGCTTGCCGCCATCGCGCGGCAGGCGGCGGCGGGGCACAAGGTGCTGATGATCGGCGACGGGCTCAACGACGGCCCCGCGCTCGCCGCGGGGCACGCCTCGATCGCGCCCGGCTCGGCGAGCGACGCGGGCAAGAATGCCGCCGACTGCATCTTCCTCGGCGACCGGCTGATGCCGGTGGTGCAGGCGATCCGCGTCGCGCGGCGGACGCAGGCGATCGTGCGGCAGAATTTTGCGCTCGCGATCGGCTATAATATCATCGCGGTGCCGCTCGCCTTCATGGGATATGTGACGCCGCTGGTCGCCGCCATCGCCATGTCGGGATCGTCGCTGATCGTCGTCAGCAACGCGCTGCGGCTGAAGGGAGCGGCGCGGTGAACGGGCTGCTTGTCCTGATTCCGGTCGCGCTCGGCCTCGGGCTGATCGGCCTCGCTGCCTTCTTCTGGTCGCTGCGCGGCGGGCAGTTCGACGATCTCGACGGCGCCGCGCTGCGCATCTTCGTCGAGGAAGAGGAGGAGGACGCGCGATGACCGCGCCCGGTGTCGTCCTGATGCTTGGCGCGGCGGCGCTGATGCAGCCGCCTGCCGCGGAGGCACATGTGCTGACGATCCCGGCATGCGGCGGCGCATCGCACCGGATGATCGTCCCCGGCGATCCCGCCGACCCCGAACAGCGCCGCGACTGCGCCAAGGCCTGCCACGCGGTCGGCGAGCGGCGCGGTAAACGGGCGGGGCCGAAGGGCTGCTGCTAGGGCCGCGCCCCGGAGTTGGGGATTTGGATTGGCATCGTCATTGCGAGCGAAGCGAAGCAATCCAGAGTTGGCGCAAACCGCCCTGGATTGCTTCGCTTCGCTCGCAATGACGAACGAGGATTGATCCCGGTCAATGTCGCGGCGGACGTTTGCCCATAGGATGCGCGCATGTGGTCCTATCACCCCGATCTGCTCGCAAAACCGGTGCCGCGCTACACCAGCTATCCGACGGCGATGGAATTCGCCGAAGACGTCGGCGCCCACGATTATGCGCAGGCGCTCGATGCGGTGGAATCGGCGACGCCGGTCTCGCTCTATGTCCACATCCCCTTTTGCGAAAGCATCTGCTGGTATTGCGGCTGCAACACCGGCGCGGCGGGGCGCAAGCAGCGGCTCGACGATTATCTGACGGCGCTCAGGGCGGAGATCGCGCTCGTTGCGAAGCGGCTGGGCGGACGCGGGCGCATTCGCCGCATCGCCTTCGGCGGCGGCAGTCCGAATGCGATCGCGCCGGTCGAGCTGGTGCGCCTGCTCGACCTGCTGCTTACCGTCTTCGACGCGCACCGGCCCGACGTTTCGATCGAGCTCGACCCGCGCGGCTTCTCGTCTGAATGGGCGCTGGTGCTCGCGGCGGCGCAGGTCACCCGGGTCAGCCTCGGCGTCCAGACCTTCGCGCCGCACGTCCAGCAGGCGATCGGGCGCATCCAGCCGCTTTCGCATATCGAGCGCGTCGTCGCCGCGCTGCGCCTGCGCGGCATCGATGCGATCAACTTCGATCTGATGTACGGGCTGCCGGGACAGGGCCTCGCCGATCTCGACGCGACGCTCGACGAAACCATCCGCCTCGCGCCAAGCCGAATCGCGCTCTTCGGCTATGCGCATCTTCCCGATATGATCCCGCGTCAGCGACGGATCGATGCCGCGAACTTGCCCGACGCGCGGCTGCGCTTCGATCAGGCGCGGCTCGGCTATCGGCGCCTGACGGCGGCCGGCTATGTCCCCGTCGGCTTCGATCATTTCGCGCGCGCCGACGACCCGCTCGCCATCGCGGCGCGCGAAGGCCGGGTGAACCGCAATTTCCAGGGCTTTACGGAGGACGACACGCCGGTGCTGCTCGGCTTCGGCGCCAGCGCGATCGGCAAATTCCCCGACCTGATCGTGCAGAATGAAAAAAAGTCCGGCCTCTATCGCGTCCTCGCCGATGCCGGGCGGCTCGCCGTGGTGAGAGGGGTGAGGGTCGATGCGGAGGAGCAGCGGCGCGGCCGGCATATTCGCGATCTGCTATGCAACGGGCGCGCGTATCTGGATGCTGACGAGGTCGCGCCGGCGCGGAGCGCGCTGTCGGATTTCGAGCGGCGCGGCATCATCGCGTGGGAGGAGGACGCCCTCATGATCCGCGATTGCGGCCTGCCTTATGCGCGCCACGTCGCCGCGCGGTTCGACCGCATCCGCGGAGACATCCGGCCGGGTCAACCCGATCGCCGCCTGTGACCTTGTCGGGGCCAGCCGGACGCTCCAATGCTATCCCGGAACTCCGCTTTCGGCGCGAGCTTCCGCGAAGGCCGGCAAAGGCCGGTTCCCCCGCTTCTCCGACCGGGCCGCAAGTTCGGCAATATGCTGCGCGAGGAGATCGACGGTATCGACGCGGGCGTCCCAGGCGAACATGAATCGCGCGCATCCGCCGATGAAGGTGTAGAAGCGCCAGCCTCGCGTGCTCAATGCTTCGAGCAGGCTCTCCGGCGCTTGAAGAAATACGGCATTGGCCTGGACCGGGAAAGCGAGGCTGACACCGGGAAGGCCCTCGATCGCCGCGGCGAGCCGGGTGGCGCAGCCGTTCGCATGTTCGGCATTGCGAAGCCAGGCGCCGCTCTCGAACAGGCCGATCCACGGGGCGGCGAGGAAACGCATCTTCGACGCGAGTTGGCCGGCCTGCTTGCAGCGATAGTCGAAATCGGTCGCGAGCGCGGTGTCGAAAAACACGATCGCCTCGCCGGCCGCCATGCCGTTCTTGGTGCCGCCGAAGCAGAGGACGTCGACGCCCGCGCGCCAGCTCAGGTCGGCGGGCGCGCATTGCAGTGTCGCGCAGGCGTGGGCGAAGCGCGCGCCGTCCATGTGCAGCTTGAGCCCGAGCTCGCGGCATGTCGCCGAAATCGCGCGGATCTCGCCGATCGTATAGACTTGGCCGGTCTCGGTCGGCTGGGTGATCGTCACGACTCGCGGCTTCGGGAAGTGAATGTCGGACCGGCTCGTCGCGAGCGCGCGGATCGCTTCGGGGGTCAGCTTGCCGTCGGCGGTTTGCGCAACGAGCAGCTTCGACCCGTTCGAGAAGAATTCGGGAGCGCCGCACTCGTCGGTCTCGACGTGCGACGAGGCGGAGCAAATGACGCTGTGATAGGATTGGCATAGCGCCGCGAGCGCCAGCGAATTCGCCGCCGTGCCGTTGAATGCGAAGAATATCTCGCAGCGCGTGTCGAACAGCCTCCGGAAAGCGTCGGCCGCGCGCTGGGTCCATTCATCGTCGCCATAGGCGGGGGCCGAGGCCGAATTGGCGGCCGCCATCGCATCCCAGGCTTCGGGACAGATGCCCGCATAATTGTCGCTGGCGAATTGTTGCGCGGCCATCGCATCCCAGGCTTCGGGACAGATGCCCGCATAATTGTCGCTGGCGAATTGTTGCGCCCTGCTTGTCACGTCGAAATCCTTCCTTCGGCAGAGGGGAGGCGGTTCGACGCAGGTGCGGCTTGGGGTCCCGTTGGTTGCCGGTCCGGCCACATCCCCCGCGGATTGCGGGGTACCACCTTGCTCGGGAGCAGGTTGGTGCCGGGCGTCGGCCCGACTCTTGATGTGCGGCGGGCCCTAGGCGCCGCCGGAAATCCTGTCAACGTCATTGCCCGCTCGCCCCCGGGGATGCGGCCGGCAATTCGCATCGGGTCGAGCGAATCGAGGGTGGCGAGGCGATGCGCTGCGGACATGCGCATCGGCTAATCTCGTGAGATTTTTCTGTCTATAAATTTTAATGACAAAAAACTGTCATTAGCTCGGTAAGCCTATGCGTTCATTCTCGGACGCGGCGGCTGGTGGCCGGCATAGCCGGTGAACGTCTGATGGAGCCGCGTGAGCGTTTCGAGCCGGGCTTCGACCTTGGTGCCGATCTGCTTGATCACGCTGTTCACCATCAGGTTCACCGCGCAGACGAGCGCGACCGGCGAACTCCAGAACATGCCCGTCTGCGTCGGTACCGCGAGCACGTGCGGTGTGAAGCGGGGCGCCCAGTCGCAGAACAGGTCGGTCAGGACGATCAGCGGAATGCCTTGCTGGCTCGCCTGTTCGGCGATCAGATAGGATTGCCGCGAATAGCGCCGAATATCGATGACCACGAGGCACCGGTCGTCGCCGTCGTCGGCCGCGAACACATCGGCGTAATTGCCGGCGGTCAGATCGACGAGACACACGCCGTCGCGCATGAATTGCAGATGGTTGGCAAGCAGCATCGCTATGCCGCGCTCGGTCTGAAAACCCGCGATCTGGACCGTGCGCGACCGGGCGAGCAGCGTGGCCGCCGCTTCCCATTGCGGCGTTTCGGCGAGGCGATAGACCGCGAGCAGCGACTTCATCTCGCGCTGCATCGATCCGTCCGCCTCGTCCGGAAGACCGGGCGTATCGACGAAGTGCCGGAGCTGTTCGCCGACCAGCCACGGAAAGCCTTCCTCGCTGCTGTCCTTGAGTTCGTTCTTCATCGCCTTGAAATTGCGATAGCCGAGCTTGCGGGTGAAACGCCCGATCGTGATTTCGCTGACCCCGACCTTTCGGGCGAGCGTCATCGCGGTCTCGAAGGCGAGCGTCGCATAATGGCCGAGGATATAGGTCGCGATCGCGCGGTCCGCGGTCGAATAGGTTTCGAGATCGGCTTGCAGGCGCTGGAGAAGCGGCACATTCGGAATGGCGGGCGCTTCGCCTCCCGCCGCATGCGAACCTCGATCCCGCCCGCCTTCCATGACGACCCCTTTCCCGCGCGAATGCGTCGATTTATGTCAGAAATATCGTCAAAACTATCAATTGACAGAAATATGTCAATGGGACTTACTTCCGTCATTCGGCCTCGCTCCTCGATATGGCGCGGAGCCCGGGCGATCGATCGCCGATGAAGGGGGATGTGTGATGACGATGAACCGACAATCTTCTGCGTTTTGCCGGAACAGGCGCATCGCGCCCCGCTTCTGGTGCGCGAGCGGCGCTTTGGCCGCCGCGGCTTTCATGCCTTCGGTGGCGGCCGCGCAGGAAGCTGGCGAGGGCGGCGAGGGCGATGCGATCGTCGTCAGCGGCTATCGCTACCTCAGCGAGGATACGAGCGGCACGACCGGGCTTCCGGTCCCGATCGAGGAGGTGCCGCAGTCGATCAGCCTCGTCAGCAAGGATTTTCTGGACGCCACCGACGCGAGGTCGCTGGGCGACGTCGCGCAATATACGCCGGGAGCATTGTTCGACGGGAATCCCGGCGGGACCTCGTCGATCGTCAAGCTGCGCGGATTTGCGGCGGGCAATGCGATCGACGGGCTGAATGTCGGGGTGCTCGATTACGAGCCCGACTTCGCAACGCTCGAACGGCTCGAAATCGTCAAGGGACCGACCTCGGTCGTTTACGGCGCCGCCAATCCCGGCGGGATCATCAATCAGGTGACGAAGGGCGCGGACCCCGATACGCCGTCGCATATCGCGATTCTCGGCGGCTCGTGGGATCGCTGGCGGCTCGAAGGCCAGGTGGCGACCTCGCTCGACGCACCGGGGACCGTCCATGCGATCGGCGTCGCCGTCCACGAGGAGGGCGGCAGTTTCATGACACGCGTCGATTCCGCCAAGACCGTGCTATATGCGGGGATCGACGCGGAACTGTCGCCCGGTCTCAAGGGCTATCTGCACGGCGGGTACGAGCGTTACCGGCGCACCTCGTTCGACGGCATCCCGACCTTGCCCGATGGGTCGCCCGCGCCTGTCGGCCGGTCCTTCTTCATCGGGTCGGGCGATTTCGATCTCGTGACGCCGGTGGCGCGGGTGAACGGCGGGCTCGACTGGGAGGCGTCGCCGGCGCTGTCGGTCAGCCTCAAGCTCAACTATCTCCGCTCGAACACCACCGGCGAGAGCGGGTTCGGTTTCGATCTTCAGCCCAACGGCGATTTCTTCATCGCGATCAACAATATCACCAAAAGCGTGACGGAGGCCTTCAGCGCCGGGCTGTCGACCGTCTACAAGTTCGACGAGCTCGGGCTTGCCGACAGCTTCGTCACCGTCGCGGCCAATTATCAGAGCTACGACACGCAACAGGCCGGCACGATTCCCGACACGCCGCAGGGCGACGTCGCCAATATCTTCGACGGTGTGGACGCGATCGAGGCGCTTTTCAACACGCGGACCTATCCGGGCATTTTCGATTACAGCCTGAACCGGCGGCTTCGCTATTTCACCCTGTCGACGCAGGCCAATATCAAGATCGCGGGGCCGCTGACCCTGCTCGGCGGCCTGTCATGGGCCAAGCCCGACGTCAGCAAGCAGTCGGGCACGGACGCCTGGCAGGACTTCAGCGGCGACAGTCAGACGAGCCTCCGCCTCGCGGCGACGCTGGAGCCCGTGAGGGGCCTCAATCTCTACGCATCGTACAGCGAGTCCTTCCAGCCGCAGCTCTTCATCGACGCGGTCGGCGACGTGCTGCCGCCGCTGACCGGCGAGCAATATGAAATCGGCTTCAAATATGTGTCGCCCGATCGGCGGTTACTCCTCACCGGGGCGCTGTTCGACGTCCGGCAGGCCAACCAGGCGCGATACGACCAGACCATTGACCTGATCGACCGCTATGCGCCGGTCGGCAAGGTCCGGCACCGCGGGTTCGAATTGCAGGCGGTGGGCGAGATTGCAAAAGGCTGGCAGGTCAACGCCGGCCTCGCCATTCTCGATCCGACGATCCGCAAGGACGACGATCCGGCGCTGATCGGCAAGACGCTGACCTTTCTGCCGAAAAGCACCGCCAGCATCTATTCGAGCTATGAGTTCGCCGGCGGCGCCTTCGTCGGCGGCGGGGTCCGCTATGTCGGTTCGGTGAAAACCGACATCGACCGCACGACCCGCGACTTGCCCTCCTATATGTTGGTCGATGCGTCGGCGGGATATGATTTCGGCCGCTTTCGCGCGCAACTCAACGTCAAGAACCTGTTCGACAAGCATTATTTCGTGAACAATTACCAGACGCTCTTTTATGGCAATGTCGTCGGCGAACCGCGCAGCGTGACGGTTTCGCTGCGCGCGAATTTCTGACCCTGTGCCGGGGATGGCCGATGGGAAGCGGGTCTTGACGATCGAACGGGCGGCGCGGGGAGCCGCGCTCCTGCTCGCGGCCACCGTCCTGCTCGCGGAGCTTCCCGCCGCCGCGTCGCCGGCCGCGACCGTCCACGACATCGTCTATCGCGGCGCGCGCGCGATCGATCCCGAAACCGGGCTCGACGCGGTGCGCGACATCGCGGTCGATGGCGCGCGGATCGCCGCGGTCAGCGAGGTGCAGCTCGAGGGGCGGCGCGTGATCGATGCGCGCGGGCTCGTCGCGGCGCCGGGGTTCATCGACATTCATTCGCACGCGACGACCCGCGAAGCGGCGGGCTATCAGGCAAAGGACGGCGTGACGACGCGGCTCGAACTCGAGATCGGAGCCTGGCCGGTGTCTTCCTGGTATGAAGCGAAGCGCGGGCGCGAGCTTCTGAACTATGGCACCAGCGTAAGCCATACGGCGCTGCGCTATTTCATCCAGAAGGGCGAGGGGACGGCAGGCCTTGCGGCACTGCGCGACCCGATGGAGAAATTCGGCGCGAAGGAAGCGGACGAGCCCTTGTCCGGCGCGGCGGCCGAGCGGCTGTCGGTGCTGCTCGAACAGGGCGTTCGCGAAGGCGCGATCGGCATCGGCAGCGGCACCCAATATGCGCCGGGCATCACGCGTCGCGAGATGCTGGATGTGACGGCGGTCGCCGCGCGGACGGCGACTTGTCTCTTCACCCACATCCGCTACGGCAGCCTCGTCGAGCCCGACAGCACATTCGAGGCGGTGCAGGAAAGCATCGGCAACGCGGCGGTCACCGGGGCCTGCGTGCATGTCGCGCATATCAACAGCATGGCGATGCGCGATGCGCCTTTCATGGCGGCGCTGATGCGCGATGCGCGGGCGCGCGGCGTCGACATCACGACCGAAACCTATCCCTGGGGCGGATCGGTCGATGCCGTGCGCAGCCATTTCTTCGACCCGGGCTGGGAAAGGCGCTGGGGCGTCGGCGTCGGCGACCTGCAGTCGCGCCGCACGGGCAAACGGCTGACGCAAGCCGAATTCGACGCGCTCCGCGGGGGCAGCGAGGACGACGGGGTCATCATGCACATGAACAGCGAAGCGACGATCGCAGGGCTGCTGCGGGAGCCGGCGATGCTGGTCGCGAGCGATGGCGGCCGGATCGAAGGGCCGAACGGCCATCCGCGCTCCGCCGGGAGCTTCGCGCGCCTCCTCGGCCATTATGTGCGCGAGACGCGAACGCTCGGCCTGGCCGATGCGCTGCGCAGGGTGACGCTGCTGCCCGCGCAGCGGCTCGAAGGCTTTGTTCCGGCGATGAAGCGCAAGGGCCGGCTCCAGCCCGGCATGGACGCCGACGTCGTCCTTTTCGATCCGCGGACGGTCGGTACGCGCGCGACCTATGGCGATGCGGCCCGTTATTCGGACGGTTTTCGCTATGTCATGGTGAACGGCGTACTCGTCGTCGATGGCGGCAGACTTGTGAAGGACGTCAGTCCCGGACGCCCTGTTTTTTCCAGGTCCAGACCATGAACGCCCCGTTCGATCGCAGCGCGGCGGCGCCCGGCGCCGGTGCGGCGGATCTCGACCTTCCGAAACCCTATCTGCTGTTCCTCGGCGACGCGGCGGACACGACCTTTCTGAAGACGGGGCTGGGTCTGCGCGACTGGGCGCCAGAGCTTTGCATCGCCGAGCATAAATGCGCGGGCGCGGCAGCGACGCTCGGCATCCCGGAGATGACGCCGCGCGAGGCCCATGCGGCGGGCGCGCGGGCGCTCGTCCTTTCCGCGGCGTCGATCGGGGGCGCGATCCGCGAAGCCTGGCTTCCCTATCTGGTCGAGGCGCTCGAAGCGGGGCTCGACCTCATCGGCGGAACGCACGACCGGCTCGGCGACAGTCCGCCGCTCCGTCAGGCGGCGCAGGCGCACGGGCGCCGCCTCATCGATGTTCGCGTCCCGCCGCCGGGCCTGCCGGTCGCGACCGGGCGGCGGCGGAGCGGCAAAAGGCTGCTGACCGTCGGCACCGACTGCGCGCTCGGCAAGAAATATACCGCGCTCGCGCTCGCGGAGGCTTTTCGCGCGCGCGGAATCGACGCCGATTTCCGCGCGACGGGGCAGACGGGGATCATGATCGCGGGGCGGGGCATTCCGATCGATTCGGTCGTCGCCGATTTCGTCGCGGGCGCCGCCGAGATGCTGAGCCCCGATGCCGATCCCGCGCACTGGGACGTCATCGAAGGGCAGGGCTCGCTTTTCCATCCTTCCTATGCGGGGGTGTCGCTCGGCTTGCTTCACGGCTCGCAGCCCGACATTTTCGTGCTATGCCACGCGCACGGCCGCGAGCGGATCGTCGGCTTGCCCGACTATCCGCTGCCGTCGATCGGCCGCGCCATCGAGATGACGCTGCAGCAGGCGCGGCTCACCAATCCCGGCGTCCGCTGCGCTGGCGTGTCGCTCAACACCGCCGGGCTGACGGTGGAAGAGGCGGAGAAGGCGATAACCGGCCTCACGCGTGAATGGGGTATTGCGGTGGCCGACCCGATGCGCCGCGGCCCCGCCTTCGAACGCCTGGTCGATGGATGCCTCGCATGACCCGCCTGCTGCTCTTCTTCGCTTTCGCGGTTGGTTTCGCGGGGGTCGCGGCCGCCACGGAAAGCGGCAATGCCGGCCGGGATGCGGCGCTCGCCGACATCCGCGCGATGGTGGAGGGCGCGGAAGGGGATGTGGCGCTCGTCGTCGCGATAACCGACCGGGACCGGCTGCTCATGACCGCGTCGCACGGCTATGCCGACATCGACCGGCGGGTGCCGGCGACACCCGACACGCGCTTTGCGATCGGATCGATCTCCAAATCCTTCACGGCGGTCGCGCTCATGCAAATGAGCGACGAGGGGCGCTTCGACCCCGACGCGCCGGTTGCGCGCTACCTGCCGGATTTTCGTCCGCGCGGCACATATGCCCCCATCACCGGCGGGGCGCTGATGTCGCACACATCGGGGCTGCCGAACTATCTGGCGCATGTCGCTTCGATGCGGTTTCTGGTGACCGCATTGGAGGGCTTCGAACCCCGCTACGCTCCCGGCGCGCATTTCTGGTATTCCAATTCGGGCTATCAACTGCTCGGCTATGTCGCCGAGGCGATCGACAAGCGGCCCTTTCCGCTGATCCTGCAGCGGCGCATCCTGGACCCGCTGGGCATGGCCGCGACTTCGCCGCAGATCGACGACAGGCTGCGGCGGCGGATCGCGACAAGCTATGAGCGCGCGCCCGACGGCGGCCTCGCGGTCGCGCCATGGTTCGAGCATATCGCCGCCGACGGCGCGATCGTCTCGACCGCGCCCGATATGACCGCTTATGCCCGGATGCTGCTTGCGCGGGGGAACGCGCCGCGGGGGCGGCTCCTCTCCGAACGCGCCTTCGCCCGCATCGTCACGCCCGTTCGCGACGATTATGGCTATGGCTTCGACATCGCCGACGGCGGCCGGATGCTTTTCCACACCGGATCGATCGCGGGGTTCCAGGCCTATTTCGCGGTCCATCTGGAACAGGGTCTCGGCCTCGTCATCCTCGGCAACGGACCGGCCGACAGGGCGCTGCGCGAGCGCATCGTCGGGCGGCTTTTCGGCAGGACGCCGGCGCCGCAACCCGATCTCGCGTGGCGCGAGCCGACGGGTTTCGCGGCCCGTCTGGTGGGACCGGACGGCCGGACGCTCTGGTTCCGGCCCGGGCCCGCGGGGGAATTGCTGGTCGACGATCGCGGCGAAACGCTGACGCTCGCGCGGATCGGCCGCGAGGCGTGGGGCGCTCACCTCACGCCCACGGGGCCGCGCGCCTATCTTTTCTTTCGCGACGCGTCGGGAAAGGTATCGGACATTGTCGAAGGCGATATGACCTTTGTTCGCGAAGGCGCGGCCTTGCCTTCCGCTGCACCCCCGGCCTATCGTCCGCTCGTCGGGCGATACGCCGCCCATGGCGAAGAGGGGCCAAGCGTTCGCATCTATGCGCATGGCGGAAAGCTCACCATGTCCTACGCCGATTCCAGCCTTCCGATACCGCTCATCGAGGAGCTTCCGGGGCGCTTTCGCTTCGCAACCCCGGCCTACGCGCCCGAGTGGCTCCAATTCGATGCGGTTGCCGGGGGCAAGGCGCAGCGGCTCGTCCTGAGCGGCGTTCCGCTATACCGTATCGATCTGCCGTGATCGTCCTGGGCTGGACGGGCGCGGCCCTCATGGCGCTGCTCTGGGCGATGCCCGCCGCGGCGGCGCCCGCCGACGATGCCTTCATCGCATGGGCGCGGGCCCATGCGGTCGCCCTCCCGGCCTGTTCGTCGATCCGGTCGGGCGGGGATTATGACATGATGGCAAAGGCCGTCGGCGATGCGCGTGTCGTCGCGCTCGGCGAGCCGGCGCATGGCGCGCGCCAACCGCTCGCCCTGCGCAACTGCTTTTTCCGCTATCTCGTCGAAGAGCGGGGGTTTACCGCGATCGCGCTCGAAACGGGCTTCCATGAATCGCGCCGCCTCCGCGACTATGTGGCGGGCGGGAGCGGCGATGCGCGCGAGCTGGCGCGGACCGGCTTCACATGGGGCTTCGGACGCTACGCCGAGAATGTCGAGCTGCTCGAATGGATCCGCGCCTATAATCTGGACCCCGCGAACGCACGCAAGATCGCTTTCTATGGCATCGATATGAGCGGCGGCGACGCCGACGGCGCATGGGCGCGCGCGCGGATCACGCTCGACGCGGGCATCGCCTATCTCGCCCGCGCGGCGCCCGCCCGATCGGCGCACGCACGCGAGGAAGTCGCGCCATTTCTCGAAAGCTTCTCGGCCCCCGGCTACCGCGCCCTCACGGCAAGCGAACGCGCAAGGCTGCGCCGGTCGATCGTCCGCCTCCTCCATGTCTTCGATTCGGATCGAAAGCTGCTCGTCGCTGCGTCCTCCCGGCAGGATTTCGACTGGGCGCGGCAGAATGTCGTGGGCGCGCGGCAACTCGCGGACCTCTTCGACGTCTCCGGCGTCCCCGATCCCCAAGGCCGCCTGCTCCCCGACGATTATCGCGCCGACGCCGCGCGCGATGCCGCGATGGCCGCCAATGCGCTATGGGCGCTGGGTCAGGAAGGACGCGATGGGCGCATCCTGCTCTTCGCGCACAACGGGCATGTGATGAATGCGCATGGCCGCGGCGGTATATGGGCGGTCTATGCGCGGCCGCCCGCCGCGATGGGCGTCCATTTGCGGCGCGCGCTCGGGCGCGACCTCGTGATCTTCGGGAGCAGCTCGTCGATGCGCGACGAGGGAACGGGAGCGCCGGGCACATTGGATACCGCGCTGGCAAAGGCGGGTCCGGAGAATTTCATGCTCGACATGCGTTCGTCATCGGGCGCGCCGGCCCGCTGGCTGTCGCGCGAGCAGTCGATGAGCGTCAACTATTCCACCGAAAATCTCGTTCAGCCGCGGCGTGCGTTCGACCTGCTGCTCTATTTTGGCCGCATGACGCGATCCAACCCGGAAAGGCCCTAGGATCGATACGGTCTAGATCCGGCCCCGAAGGATCGCGTGGGCCC from uncultured Sphingopyxis sp. carries:
- a CDS encoding heavy metal translocating P-type ATPase, translated to MTDAAASLVERDFAVPDIRCAGCIAKLEQGLVRDRRIAAARVNFTEKRVHISCAPDADTPELIGAFSLLGFEAHPIGDGPAEVDGGASDSRALLRAVAVAGFAMMNIMLLSVSVWSGASGATRDLFHWLSAAIALPTVAYAGRSFFRSAWRAVRHGRTNMDVPISIGVLIATALSLYETATHGPHAYFDGVVMLLFFLLCGRWLDSVMRDRARGGVTALLRNMGTGAMIVGADEASRWVDATALQPGMVMLVVAGERLSADGVIIGGASRIDLSLLTGESAPQAVGLGDPVHAGTLNIEAPIRVRVTAAGADTAIADIARLMGEAAQGKSRYVRIADRAARYYAPAVHTLALLAFAGWMIAGAGWHHSLLIAVAVLIITCPCALGLAVPAAQIVAAGTLMRVGVLVKDGSALERLAEVDRAMIDKTGTLTLGRPVATNLDEADTAARGLLLALARASRHPLSEALTRDLTAMEVTPVAVAAIRETPGFGVEALWEGHRVTLGRPARLAADSALATELVVDGVPAITVRFADALRPDAAQTIAALEQAGVAPTILSGDRAAAVAPVARALGLTAQTGMSPQDKLAAIARQAAAGHKVLMIGDGLNDGPALAAGHASIAPGSASDAGKNAADCIFLGDRLMPVVQAIRVARRTQAIVRQNFALAIGYNIIAVPLAFMGYVTPLVAAIAMSGSSLIVVSNALRLKGAAR
- the ccoS gene encoding cbb3-type cytochrome oxidase assembly protein CcoS, coding for MNGLLVLIPVALGLGLIGLAAFFWSLRGGQFDDLDGAALRIFVEEEEEDAR
- the hemN gene encoding oxygen-independent coproporphyrinogen III oxidase, whose protein sequence is MWSYHPDLLAKPVPRYTSYPTAMEFAEDVGAHDYAQALDAVESATPVSLYVHIPFCESICWYCGCNTGAAGRKQRLDDYLTALRAEIALVAKRLGGRGRIRRIAFGGGSPNAIAPVELVRLLDLLLTVFDAHRPDVSIELDPRGFSSEWALVLAAAQVTRVSLGVQTFAPHVQQAIGRIQPLSHIERVVAALRLRGIDAINFDLMYGLPGQGLADLDATLDETIRLAPSRIALFGYAHLPDMIPRQRRIDAANLPDARLRFDQARLGYRRLTAAGYVPVGFDHFARADDPLAIAAREGRVNRNFQGFTEDDTPVLLGFGASAIGKFPDLIVQNEKKSGLYRVLADAGRLAVVRGVRVDAEEQRRGRHIRDLLCNGRAYLDADEVAPARSALSDFERRGIIAWEEDALMIRDCGLPYARHVAARFDRIRGDIRPGQPDRRL
- a CDS encoding low specificity L-threonine aldolase codes for the protein MAAQQFASDNYAGICPEAWDAMAAANSASAPAYGDDEWTQRAADAFRRLFDTRCEIFFAFNGTAANSLALAALCQSYHSVICSASSHVETDECGAPEFFSNGSKLLVAQTADGKLTPEAIRALATSRSDIHFPKPRVVTITQPTETGQVYTIGEIRAISATCRELGLKLHMDGARFAHACATLQCAPADLSWRAGVDVLCFGGTKNGMAAGEAIVFFDTALATDFDYRCKQAGQLASKMRFLAAPWIGLFESGAWLRNAEHANGCATRLAAAIEGLPGVSLAFPVQANAVFLQAPESLLEALSTRGWRFYTFIGGCARFMFAWDARVDTVDLLAQHIAELAARSEKRGNRPLPAFAEARAESGVPG
- a CDS encoding MurR/RpiR family transcriptional regulator translates to MPLLQRLQADLETYSTADRAIATYILGHYATLAFETAMTLARKVGVSEITIGRFTRKLGYRNFKAMKNELKDSSEEGFPWLVGEQLRHFVDTPGLPDEADGSMQREMKSLLAVYRLAETPQWEAAATLLARSRTVQIAGFQTERGIAMLLANHLQFMRDGVCLVDLTAGNYADVFAADDGDDRCLVVIDIRRYSRQSYLIAEQASQQGIPLIVLTDLFCDWAPRFTPHVLAVPTQTGMFWSSPVALVCAVNLMVNSVIKQIGTKVEARLETLTRLHQTFTGYAGHQPPRPRMNA